One genomic region from Pseudoduganella lutea encodes:
- a CDS encoding IlvD/Edd family dehydratase, whose translation MSETKKNVKLRSAEWFGTEDKNGFMYRSWMKNQGIPDHEFQGKPIIGICNTWSELTPCNAHFRKIAEHVKKGIIEAGGWPVEFPVFSSGESNLRPTAMLTRNLASMDVEESIRGNPMDAVVLLVGCDKTTPALLMGAASCDIPAIVVTGGPMLNGKLNGKSIGSGTAVWQLHEQVKAGEISMHDFLAAEAGHSRSAGTCNTMGTASTMACMAEALGTSLPHNAAIPAVDARRYVLAHMSGMRIVDMVWEDLRLSKILTKEAFENAIRVNAAIGGSTNAVIHLKAIAGRIGVDLQLEDWTKIGRGTPTVVDLLPSGRFLMEEFYYAGGLPGVLRRLGENGLLPNPEALTANGKTIWENNKDAPIYDDEVIRPLDNPLIKDGGICILRGNLAPRGAVLKPSAASPHLMQHRGRAIVFEDFDHYKTRILDPDLDVDENCVLVMKNCGPKGYPGMAEVGNMGLPPKILAKGIKDMVRISDARMSGTAYGTVVLHVAPEAMAGGPLGIVKDGDIVSLDCAGGRLDLEISDEEMAARLAARAEVKNDLPKTGYAGLYIDHVLQADEGCDFDFLVGTRGSKVPKHSH comes from the coding sequence ATGTCTGAGACGAAAAAGAATGTAAAGCTGCGGTCCGCCGAATGGTTCGGCACCGAGGACAAGAACGGCTTCATGTACCGCAGCTGGATGAAGAACCAGGGCATTCCCGACCATGAGTTCCAGGGCAAGCCCATCATCGGTATCTGCAATACCTGGTCGGAGCTGACGCCTTGCAACGCCCACTTCCGCAAGATCGCAGAGCACGTCAAGAAGGGCATCATCGAAGCCGGCGGCTGGCCGGTCGAGTTCCCCGTGTTCTCGTCGGGCGAATCGAACCTGCGCCCGACCGCCATGCTGACCCGTAACCTGGCATCGATGGATGTCGAGGAATCGATCCGTGGCAATCCGATGGATGCCGTCGTGCTGCTGGTCGGCTGCGACAAGACCACCCCCGCGCTGCTGATGGGCGCCGCCTCGTGCGACATCCCGGCGATCGTCGTCACCGGCGGCCCGATGCTGAACGGAAAACTGAACGGCAAGAGCATCGGCTCCGGCACCGCCGTCTGGCAGCTGCACGAACAAGTCAAGGCCGGCGAAATCTCGATGCATGATTTCCTGGCCGCCGAAGCGGGCCACTCGCGCTCGGCCGGCACCTGCAACACGATGGGCACCGCCTCCACGATGGCCTGCATGGCCGAGGCCCTGGGCACGTCGCTGCCGCACAACGCCGCGATCCCTGCCGTCGACGCGCGCCGCTACGTGCTGGCGCACATGTCCGGCATGCGCATCGTCGACATGGTGTGGGAAGACCTGCGCCTGTCGAAGATCCTGACCAAGGAAGCATTCGAGAACGCGATCCGCGTGAACGCCGCGATCGGCGGTTCCACGAATGCCGTGATCCACCTGAAAGCGATCGCCGGCAGGATCGGTGTAGATCTCCAGCTGGAAGACTGGACGAAAATCGGCCGCGGCACGCCGACCGTCGTCGACCTGCTGCCGTCGGGCCGCTTCCTGATGGAAGAGTTCTACTACGCCGGCGGCCTGCCGGGCGTGCTGCGCCGCCTGGGCGAGAACGGCCTGTTGCCGAACCCGGAAGCGCTGACCGCCAACGGCAAGACGATCTGGGAAAACAACAAGGATGCGCCGATCTACGACGACGAAGTCATCCGCCCATTGGACAACCCGCTGATCAAGGATGGCGGCATCTGCATCCTGCGCGGCAACCTGGCGCCGCGCGGCGCCGTGCTCAAGCCGTCCGCCGCATCGCCGCACCTGATGCAGCACCGCGGCCGCGCCATCGTGTTCGAGGACTTCGACCACTACAAGACGCGCATCCTCGATCCGGACCTGGACGTCGATGAAAACTGCGTGCTGGTGATGAAGAACTGCGGCCCGAAAGGCTACCCGGGCATGGCCGAAGTGGGCAATATGGGCCTGCCGCCGAAGATCCTGGCCAAGGGCATCAAGGACATGGTGCGCATCTCCGACGCCCGCATGAGCGGCACCGCCTACGGTACCGTCGTGCTGCACGTGGCGCCGGAAGCGATGGCCGGCGGCCCGCTGGGCATCGTCAAGGATGGCGACATCGTGTCGCTGGACTGCGCCGGTGGCCGCCTCGACCTGGAGATCTCGGACGAAGAGATGGCCGCCCGCCTGGCCGCCCGTGCCGAAGTGAAGAACGACCTGCCGAAGACCGGCTACGCCGGCCTCTACATCGACCACGTGCTGCAGGCCGACGAAGGCTGCGACTTCGACTTCCTGGTCGGCACCCGCGGTTCGAAGGTACCGAAGCACTCGCATTGA
- a CDS encoding glycoside hydrolase family 43 protein codes for MGDILQPLIEQRADPHIYRHTDGYYYFTASVPQYDRIELRRAKTIEGLASAQTRTVWRKSPGGPCADLVWAPEIHRNGGDWYVYFAAAPSRDCRNRLFQHRMYAIRNTNANPLVGDWEFLGQVDTGVDTFCLDATTFTHEGQLYYLWAQKQDDIEGNSNLYIAPMKTPWQLGGAPVMLSKPEYDWECQGFRVNGGPSVLKKNGRIFVTYSASATNHHYAMGLLWADEHANLLDPASWSKSAEPVLQTCFEHKIYGPGHNSFTVAEDGSTVLLVYHARTYTEIEGDPLWNPDRHTFVKPLRWRDDGMPDFGRPSVA; via the coding sequence GTGGGAGACATCCTGCAGCCGCTGATCGAGCAGCGCGCCGATCCGCATATCTACCGGCACACGGACGGCTATTACTACTTCACCGCCTCGGTGCCGCAGTATGACCGCATCGAACTGCGCCGCGCGAAAACGATCGAAGGGCTGGCCTCGGCGCAGACGCGCACCGTGTGGCGCAAGAGTCCCGGCGGCCCCTGCGCGGACCTGGTCTGGGCGCCGGAAATCCATCGCAACGGCGGTGACTGGTATGTGTACTTTGCGGCGGCCCCGTCGCGCGATTGCCGGAACAGGCTGTTCCAGCACCGCATGTACGCGATCCGCAATACCAACGCCAATCCGCTGGTGGGCGACTGGGAATTCCTCGGGCAGGTGGACACGGGCGTCGACACGTTCTGCCTCGATGCGACGACCTTCACCCACGAGGGCCAGCTGTACTACCTGTGGGCGCAGAAGCAGGACGATATCGAGGGCAATTCGAACCTGTACATCGCGCCCATGAAGACGCCATGGCAACTCGGCGGCGCGCCGGTCATGCTGAGCAAGCCGGAGTACGACTGGGAATGCCAGGGCTTTCGCGTCAACGGCGGCCCGTCGGTGCTGAAGAAGAATGGCAGGATCTTCGTCACCTATTCGGCCAGCGCCACCAACCATCATTACGCGATGGGCCTGCTGTGGGCCGACGAGCATGCGAACCTGCTGGACCCGGCGTCGTGGTCCAAGTCCGCGGAGCCGGTGCTGCAGACGTGCTTCGAGCACAAGATCTATGGTCCCGGCCACAACAGTTTTACCGTGGCCGAGGATGGATCAACCGTGCTCCTGGTGTACCATGCGCGGACTTATACTGAAATCGAAGGCGATCCGCTGTGGAATCCGGATCGCCATACCTTCGTCAAACCCTTGCGTTGGCGCGATGATGGCATGCCGGACTTTGGCCGGCCCTCGGTTGCATGA
- the araD1 gene encoding AraD1 family protein has translation MLLVQFKNKDGARHVGILENDTLRVIDGYTTTYALAQAAIRNKQGLAALAEASVGSTTVAYADVTPLAPLDHEDAAHTYVTGTGLTHLGSADARDAMHKKIGGDVETLSDSMKMFRMGVEGGKPAAGEAGVQPEWFYKGDGSIVAATNEALAMPDFALDGGEEPEIAGLYVIGDDGQPYRLGYAIGNEFSDHVTERQNYLYLAHSKLRVCGVGPALLVGELPAHIDGVSRVLDTDGNVRWEKAFVSGENNMSHTIANLEHHHFKYQLFKRPGDVHVHFFGTATLSFADNISVQPGETFEVQSPAFGPALRNKLTVVETQVAQVKAL, from the coding sequence ATGCTGCTCGTACAATTCAAGAACAAAGACGGCGCCCGCCACGTGGGCATCCTGGAAAACGACACGCTGCGCGTGATCGACGGCTACACCACCACCTACGCGCTGGCGCAAGCCGCGATCCGCAACAAGCAGGGCCTGGCCGCGCTGGCCGAGGCATCGGTCGGTTCGACCACGGTGGCCTACGCCGACGTGACCCCGCTGGCACCGCTGGACCATGAGGACGCCGCCCACACCTACGTGACCGGCACCGGCCTGACCCACCTGGGTTCCGCCGATGCGCGCGACGCGATGCACAAGAAGATCGGCGGCGACGTCGAAACGCTGTCGGACTCGATGAAGATGTTCCGCATGGGCGTGGAAGGTGGCAAGCCTGCCGCCGGCGAAGCGGGCGTGCAGCCCGAATGGTTCTACAAGGGCGACGGCTCGATCGTGGCCGCCACCAACGAAGCGCTGGCCATGCCCGACTTCGCCCTCGATGGCGGCGAAGAACCGGAAATCGCCGGCCTGTACGTGATCGGCGACGATGGCCAGCCTTACCGCCTGGGCTACGCGATCGGCAACGAGTTCTCCGACCACGTGACCGAGCGCCAGAACTACCTGTACCTGGCCCACTCGAAGCTGCGCGTCTGCGGCGTGGGCCCGGCGCTGCTGGTGGGCGAACTGCCGGCGCACATCGACGGCGTGTCGCGCGTGCTCGATACCGACGGCAACGTGCGCTGGGAAAAGGCGTTCGTCTCCGGCGAGAATAATATGTCGCACACGATCGCCAACCTGGAACACCACCACTTCAAGTACCAGCTGTTCAAGCGCCCGGGCGACGTGCACGTGCACTTCTTCGGCACGGCCACGCTGAGCTTCGCGGACAACATCTCCGTGCAGCCGGGCGAAACGTTCGAAGTGCAATCGCCGGCCTTCGGCCCGGCGCTGCGCAACAAGCTGACCGTGGTGGAGACCCAGGTCGCCCAGGTCAAGGCATTATGA
- a CDS encoding aldehyde dehydrogenase (NADP(+)) — MIDANRGIITGESLVGGIAVKGNGSDFKAWNPALNAHIEPSFHTADADQIDQACRLAGTAFDTFRATTDQERAAFLDTVAEQIVAIGDDLIERAMAETGLPRVRLEGERGRTVNQLKLFADLLREGSYRDVRIDSALPERAPPRPDLRYRLIGVGPVAVFGASNFPLAFSVAGGDTASAFAAGCPVVLKAHPAHPGTSELVARAVVKAVELCGLPAGVFALLTGVGNAIGQTLVAHPEIQAVGFTGSRFGGMALMAVAAARPQPIPVYAEMSSINPLFLLPGALKARGADIAQQFAGSLTMGVGQFCTNPGLVLGIAGPDFDAFAHAAAAALGGVAAGTMLTAGIAGAYQQGVAALAGQQGVKTLALGAHAEGKGGAALFVTSADAFLVEKALHGEVFGPVSLLVACRDVEEMRRVTDHLEGQLTATLQLEEDDYDAAATLLPALERKVGRILANGFPTGVEVSTAMVHGGPFPATADGRSTSVGTGAILRFLRPVCYQNLPQRLLPDALRDGNPLGIWRRRDGVLGKE; from the coding sequence ATGATCGACGCGAACCGCGGCATCATCACCGGGGAATCCCTGGTCGGCGGCATCGCCGTCAAGGGTAACGGCAGCGACTTCAAGGCCTGGAATCCGGCCCTGAACGCGCACATCGAGCCGTCGTTCCACACGGCGGACGCGGACCAGATCGACCAGGCGTGCCGCCTCGCAGGCACCGCGTTCGACACGTTCCGCGCCACGACCGACCAGGAACGCGCGGCGTTCCTCGACACCGTGGCAGAACAGATCGTGGCCATCGGCGACGACCTGATCGAGCGCGCGATGGCCGAGACGGGCCTGCCGCGCGTGCGCCTCGAAGGCGAGCGTGGCCGCACGGTCAACCAGCTCAAACTGTTTGCCGACCTGCTGCGCGAAGGCTCGTACCGCGACGTGCGCATCGATTCCGCGCTGCCGGAACGCGCGCCGCCGCGGCCGGACCTGCGCTATCGCCTGATCGGCGTGGGCCCGGTTGCCGTGTTCGGCGCATCGAACTTTCCGCTGGCGTTCTCGGTCGCCGGTGGCGACACCGCGTCGGCGTTCGCCGCCGGTTGCCCGGTCGTGCTCAAGGCGCACCCGGCGCACCCCGGCACGTCCGAACTGGTGGCGCGCGCCGTCGTGAAAGCCGTCGAACTGTGCGGCCTGCCGGCCGGCGTGTTCGCGCTGCTGACGGGCGTGGGCAATGCCATCGGGCAGACCCTCGTGGCGCATCCCGAGATCCAGGCGGTGGGCTTCACCGGCTCGCGCTTCGGCGGCATGGCGCTGATGGCGGTGGCCGCGGCGCGTCCGCAGCCGATCCCCGTGTATGCCGAGATGAGCAGCATCAATCCGCTGTTCCTGCTGCCGGGCGCCTTGAAGGCGCGCGGCGCCGACATCGCCCAGCAGTTCGCGGGATCGCTGACGATGGGTGTCGGCCAGTTCTGCACGAACCCGGGCCTGGTGCTCGGCATCGCCGGCCCGGACTTCGACGCCTTCGCCCATGCGGCGGCTGCCGCGCTGGGTGGCGTGGCCGCGGGCACGATGCTGACGGCCGGTATCGCCGGCGCTTACCAGCAGGGCGTGGCCGCGCTGGCGGGCCAGCAGGGCGTGAAGACGCTGGCGCTCGGCGCGCACGCGGAAGGCAAGGGCGGGGCGGCGCTGTTCGTCACGTCCGCCGACGCTTTCCTGGTCGAAAAGGCGCTGCACGGTGAAGTGTTCGGCCCGGTATCGCTGCTGGTGGCCTGCCGCGACGTGGAAGAGATGCGCCGCGTGACGGACCATCTCGAAGGCCAGTTGACCGCCACGCTGCAGCTGGAAGAAGATGATTACGATGCCGCCGCCACGCTGCTGCCGGCACTGGAGCGCAAGGTCGGCCGTATCCTGGCGAACGGTTTCCCGACGGGCGTCGAAGTGTCGACGGCGATGGTGCACGGCGGGCCGTTCCCGGCCACGGCCGATGGCCGCAGCACGTCGGTGGGTACCGGTGCCATCCTGCGCTTCCTGCGCCCGGTGTGCTACCAGAACCTGCCGCAGCGGCTGCTGCCGGACGCGCTGCGCGACGGTAACCCGCTGGGCATCTGGCGCCGCCGCGATGGCGTGCTGGGCAAGGAATGA
- a CDS encoding aldose epimerase family protein produces MELSIEQEPFGIAPDGQALSLYTLRNRSGMVVKITNYGGILTELHVPDKAGNLADVTFGFDEIAPYFTDAVPYFGALIGRYGNRIAGGRFELDGQPVQLEVNNGSNHLHGGSLGFHKQVWHAVPLVTDLTIGLKLTLTSPDGDHGYPGKLDVTVTYELNDANELLVKYSATTDKATPVNLTHHAYFNLAGRGSILGHELAIHADRYTPIDANSIPLGPLASVEGTPFDFRTARPIGAQIDAADEQLKNGLGYDHNFVLNKPEAKTLSLAATLRDPASGRVLELYTQEPGVQFYSGNFLDGSLSGKGWQFGHREALCLEPQHYPDSPNNPDYPSTILRPGETYATRSLYRFTVQA; encoded by the coding sequence ATGGAATTGAGCATCGAGCAGGAACCGTTCGGCATCGCGCCGGATGGCCAGGCGCTGAGCCTTTATACACTGCGCAACCGCAGCGGGATGGTCGTCAAGATCACGAACTACGGCGGCATCCTCACCGAGCTGCACGTGCCCGACAAGGCCGGCAACCTGGCTGACGTCACGTTCGGCTTCGACGAGATCGCGCCTTACTTTACCGATGCGGTGCCGTACTTCGGCGCGCTGATCGGGCGCTACGGCAACCGGATCGCCGGTGGGCGCTTCGAGCTCGATGGCCAGCCGGTGCAGCTCGAAGTCAACAACGGCTCGAACCACCTGCACGGCGGTTCGCTCGGCTTCCACAAGCAGGTATGGCACGCCGTGCCGCTGGTGACGGACCTGACGATCGGCCTGAAGCTCACGCTCACGAGCCCGGACGGCGACCATGGCTACCCGGGCAAGCTGGACGTGACGGTCACGTATGAACTGAACGACGCCAACGAATTGCTCGTGAAGTACAGCGCAACGACCGACAAGGCCACGCCCGTCAACCTCACGCACCACGCCTACTTCAACCTGGCGGGCCGCGGCTCGATCCTCGGCCATGAACTGGCGATCCACGCCGACCGCTACACGCCGATCGACGCGAACTCGATCCCGCTGGGGCCGCTGGCCTCCGTGGAAGGCACGCCATTCGACTTCCGCACGGCGCGGCCGATCGGCGCGCAGATCGATGCCGCCGACGAACAGCTGAAGAACGGGCTTGGCTACGACCACAACTTCGTGCTGAACAAGCCCGAAGCCAAGACGCTGAGCCTGGCCGCCACCTTGCGCGACCCGGCATCCGGCCGCGTCCTGGAGCTGTACACGCAGGAACCGGGCGTGCAGTTCTACAGCGGCAACTTCCTGGACGGTTCGCTGTCCGGCAAGGGCTGGCAATTCGGCCACCGCGAAGCCCTGTGCCTCGAACCGCAGCACTATCCGGATTCGCCGAACAATCCCGATTACCCCAGCACCATCCTGCGCCCGGGCGAAACGTACGCGACGCGGTCGCTGTACCGGTTCACGGTCCAGGCTTAA
- a CDS encoding SDR family NAD(P)-dependent oxidoreductase codes for MTDFAKFGSLRGKRVFVTGGGTGIGEAIVASYAEQGAIVAFVDIAKEPSLALVERLKAAGHTAPLYRYCDITDIPALQNTIAELAAEIGDFDVLVNNAANDQRHKPEEVTLEYWNERIAINQRPMFFTCQSVLEGMKKKGGGSIINISSMSWHAKNPGYPVYGTTKAAVIGLTRCLARDFGPHNIRVNTVTPGWVMTQRQIDLWLDDAGEAEIKRAQCLPGKLMPEHVAAMILFLGADDSAMCTGQEFIVDAGWV; via the coding sequence ATGACTGATTTTGCCAAGTTCGGCAGTTTGCGCGGCAAGCGCGTATTCGTCACCGGTGGCGGCACCGGCATCGGTGAAGCGATCGTTGCATCGTATGCGGAGCAGGGCGCGATCGTCGCGTTCGTCGACATCGCCAAGGAACCCAGCCTGGCGCTGGTGGAGCGCCTCAAGGCCGCCGGCCACACGGCGCCCCTGTACCGCTACTGCGACATCACCGACATTCCCGCGCTGCAGAACACGATCGCCGAGCTGGCCGCCGAGATCGGCGACTTCGACGTGCTCGTCAACAACGCCGCCAACGACCAGCGCCACAAGCCGGAAGAAGTGACGCTGGAGTATTGGAACGAGCGCATCGCGATCAACCAGCGCCCCATGTTCTTCACGTGCCAGTCCGTGCTGGAAGGCATGAAGAAGAAGGGCGGCGGCTCGATCATCAACATCAGCTCCATGTCGTGGCATGCCAAGAACCCGGGCTACCCCGTCTACGGCACCACGAAGGCGGCCGTGATCGGTCTCACGCGCTGCCTGGCGCGCGATTTCGGCCCGCACAACATCCGCGTCAACACCGTGACGCCGGGCTGGGTGATGACCCAGCGCCAGATCGACCTGTGGCTGGACGACGCCGGCGAAGCGGAAATCAAGCGTGCCCAGTGCCTGCCGGGCAAGCTGATGCCGGAACACGTGGCCGCGATGATCCTGTTCCTGGGCGCCGACGACAGCGCCATGTGCACGGGCCAGGAATTCATCGTCGACGCGGGCTGGGTATAA